The genomic interval ACTTGGTTTCGTCTGGACTGCGGGAGACCATACGCTTTCTGGCCGAGCACCGTATGATAGACTGCATTGTGACCACAGCCGGCGGCGTCGAGGAGGACTTCATCAAGTGCTTGGCTCCCACTTTCATGGGCTCATTTGAGCTGAGCGGTAGGGATCTCCGCGAGCGTGGAATCAACAGAATTGGCAACCTTCTGGTGCCGAACGATAATTACTGTAAGTTCGAGGACTGGGTGATGCCGCTGCTGGACGAGATGCTGGAGGAGCAGAAATCCCAGGGAACTATCTGGTCGCCTTCGAAGATTATTCATCGGTTGGGCGAACGCATTGGCGATCCCAGTTCCATCTACTACTGGGCTGCCAAGAATCAAATACCAGTCTTTTGTCCCGCCTTGACGGATGGCAGTCTGGGCGACATGATGTACTTTCACTCCTTTCGACAACCTGGACTCGTGGTGGACATTCTATCCGATCTGCGGAGGCTCAACACAATGGCTGTCAAGGCGGTCAATAGCGGGATGATCATCGTGGGCGGCGGCGTCATCAAGCATCACATTTGTAATGCCAATCTGATGCGGAATGGAGCGGACTACTCAGTGTTCATCAATACCGCCTCGGAGTTTGACGGCAGCGATAGCGGCGCTCGGCCGGATGAGGCTATATCCTGGGGCAAGATCAGGAAGGATGCCACCCCTGTTAAGGTGTATGCCGAGGCTAGCTTGGTCTTTCCATTGCTTGTGGGTGAAACGTTCGCCAAGCGGCATCACTGCGCCGGTAAAGAGCTGCCCCGAGAGACTAACCAAGTGTAAATATATACGAGAAAATAAGGACAACGCAATCAACGCAAATGTACAGATGTAACTTATTAAGGAATGGTTGGGCCGCAGATGGGTCGTATTGCGAGTCCGGAATGGAAGTCCCCGAAGTGTTATGCCCCGCCCAGATGCAAACTGTCCGGGCAGGAAGCCATTAAGCGTCGTCGGAGTTGTTGGCTGCAAGTGATAAACACCaccggcaacagcagcaacagcattgCACTCCGGCACCTCCAGTGGGCCATTCACATTCCGCCGTAATGGTGGTTCTGCTGCTGGAATCGCTTTAGTGCTACAAAAATGCAGCTTTTACCGGCGGTCACAGATGCTATATTCCTCGTGGCCTTAGTTTCATACGAATATTCCCTCACTTCTGGCCATAATTGTTTGCGAAGTTCGCTCTCGCTGGCAGGAAATCTTCCGCCACGGAACAGTGCATCCGCATAAGCCCACAAAATTTGTCATTAATTCATGCCACTAATGTAAGCGCTCGGCTTCCGTCACTTCCTCAAAAAATTGTTCCCAATTTTCTCCCTTTTGGCCAACCAAACTTTGGCTTGTCTGCACGCATCATTAAAGCCATGCGGAAACTTTTTCGCACACTTACATTTTGTCCCCTCCGTTTCGGCTGCTTCGACAGTTGGCGCTACATATTTTGAGCTATTGTCAGGATGCAGTTGCGAAAGATGGACTGGCTGAAAGTTTTGGGGATTGCAGGGGCACTGCATTTTCTTTGACAACTTTTTCCCGACTGCTAGCAACTTTTTCTGCGACTTTTGCCTGGCTTTCTTGGAAAATGAATGGTTTTTTGGGACTGCGGCGAGGAAAAACTATTATGTATGTTCTTTGGCGTACGCATGGCAAGAAATGCTGGCTTAAtcaaattttcgaaatttatacGCTTTTTTAAGGCCGCGTGAGATGTTTCGCTTTTAAAAGTTTTCCTTTGCGTATTATGAAAATTACAAATCCTATTAATACTGGATAATAATGTggcataaaaattaatttatttctcTAAAACTTATGTATGTTCGCTGTCAAGAAAATCAATTGCACTTAGCAAAAGGCCATTATCGGCAGTCAGCCGTCGTTAAGAAGTGCTTAACTGCATGTTGTCATAACCATGgccacaacacacacacacactctatTTGGGCCCACTTAGGATATATATATCCGCCACCACATACTCTTTCGAAGCGCTTAAAAACTAATTACGAACAAAGCTGTTGCTGCGCTTCCTACTTTGTTGTTTCTGGCTGCGTTTTCTTTTCCCATCCTCGCAGGATGAAGAAATGGTCACTACACCGAGGAAAATTTAAGAAATTATGTTATTATGTTCTATTATGTTTACAAAATTGTAATCTTAACAGTTTATATAACCATtggaaattgatttaaattaaaaacctTAATTATTAGATTAAAACCAAACTTTCCTCGCGGTGCGTAGATGATTGCCGACTTTCCAGGACTACAGCCAACTTCCCTTCGTGATTACGAGAAAATTAAAACTACATTAAAAGTTTTGCCGTTGACAGGGGCGCAGGCGGTGAAAAGTGCGAGGGGGTAAAAGTTTTCAAAGCAACTCAACGATTTATTGATGCcaacaagaaaataaaaaaatatatatatatataaatgtgcTGCCAGCGGTTGTCGCTAGAGGATTACCATTTGTCTATGGACATATCGCTCAGTGCGTCTGATAACTTTTCCAGATCCACGAAATCACCTTTGCTGCTCCTGCCTATGGGATCCATATGTCCTTTCCTAATGGACATTTCTTTAAGACATGACTCACACTTTAAGTTAGTGGAACTGGGACTGCGTTGGTCATTGGAGGAAAGCCCTGCAATTGCCAGTGTGGCGACGGCCTGGTGCCTCCAAATGAAATTCTCTCGCCGCTTCAAGTCCTCGGCGAGAGCTCGCAATCTTTGGCGCTCCAGCCTCGTGGATTCCTGTAATCGTCGCACCTTGTCCTCCTTCTCCTTCAGGTCGTTCTTTTCCTGGCACAAAATTTGGTCATATAGCATGCGCACATTGTCGTCCCTTCGCGAGCAGGCCCGTTTCACCATGGCATTCAGAGTATTCTCCAAACTGAGATCCAACTCGGAGACCTGCAAACTGGTGATCATATCGTTCTGCAGAAAGGGCTCCAGGCAGGTGGCCAGAAAATTGAGTCGCACTGACTCGCCTGGCCAATTTTTCAGAAGCTGGCAGGCCGCACGGCAGGATTGATAGATACCCTCCTGAGGAAGTTTCGTTTTGGCCCCCGCCGACTTCTCGGCAATCTGCTTCTCCAGAATTTGGCTCTTGCTAAGGTACAGCTTTTCCGTTTCCACCGTGCGAGAGTGCAGCGAGTCGATTTCCTTAAGCAGATCCTGGTTAGACCGCTTAATGCTCTCGAACTCGTTCGTGGAAATGGGATAGGGCATCCCAGGGGAGAAACCACTACTGCCACTGCCATAGTTGGAGACATTGGTGTCCGAGTCCTGGATATCTTCAACCGGCGACAGCCGCCCCTCCTCCATAGTGGTCGTCCCATGGTACTCGTTCAGCAAATCGTCCATGGGGCGAATCAAGTTCTTCAGATCGGTGAAGGGTTTGCTCAAGTGGCCAAGATCTCGCAACTGATCgaacatcatcagcagcatgCAGTTGCGGGCGAATTTGTCCAAACCCTTGGCGTTTTGGAAGTGCTGCATCCAACGCTGGCTAATGTCGTGGTCATCTTGGCTGACAGGGTGCTCCTTGGAATACGACTGCAGGCTGCGCAGCTGGGAGGCAAAGTGGCTGTCCAGGGCGATCTCGCTTAACTGAGTCATTTTTGAATGCTTTCTTGTaggtttttaaaatttcaattttaattttttttatatttttgtggcTTAGAATTTTGTGATAGGCGGAAAACGAACAGTTGATCGAAAATGTTACAAATTTATAGAAAACATGCTGCTATGTCGAAATTTACGGGTTCTACATTTTTGGATACCAAATGATAGTAATTTGATAATTAACTTAGTTTTTGTGTCGATTTTCTGTTTTAATTCTGATTTTAATTAAGTAGACTAACAGAAACCGATTTCGCTGAAGGTCGTTCGGGTCTAGGAAACCCGGCAATGCCCTTTACGAATTTGGCCCGCACGTGACAAGTGTGCGTGTGGAGCAACAACGTCTTCAACTGGCCAGTAAGTTGGATCGGAGTCAAAGACGTTGTGCTGCCATGTCGGCGACGACAGCTGCATGTGGAAGCGCGGCCTTCGCCGGATGACCAAGTGGTTTGTATATAAGCTGGCCAGCTGGGTTAACCCGACATCAAACCAAGCTCACAGCTCCAAGTAGTCACTACAACCAAACACAAAAACCCATCAACAATCAACATGAAATTCGTAAGTTCATTGATTACCTTAAGGATTTAAAGGACTTACCCATTAAGCATTACCTCTGTCTATAGCTGGCCGTCTGCTTCTTCGCTGTTGTGGCCGTGGCTGCTGCCAAGCCCGGAATTGTGGCTCCTCTGGCCGCCGCTCCTCTGGCCTACACCGCTCCGGCTGTGGTGGGCAGTGCCGCCTACGTGGCTCCCTACGCCTCCAGCTACACCGCCCACTCGGTGGCCCACAGCGCCGCCTTCCCAGCTGCCTACACCGCTCCCGTTGCCGCCGCCTACACCGCTCCCGTTGCCGCCGCTTATACCGCTCCAGTGGCCGCTGCCTATGCCGCTCCCATCGCTGCTCCCTACACCCGACTTGCCACGCCCTACGCCGCCGCCTACACCTCGCCCCTGGCCTACAGCTCTCCCTATGTGGCCACTGCTGCCGCTCCTCTGCTGCTGAAGAAGTAATTCCATGGACTGTGAATCCTATGCCTTAAtgacaaatttttaaatacatGATTTTAAAATCCACTCGCTATGGCTTCACTCCACCTTTTAACCCCTTAATAATCGCGGGGTGCATTTTTGTCACCTTTCGCTGCCTTTCGTTTGCCTTAATGGCACAAATACCGGAAATACCTGCGAGGAGCCAACTGCCATCGCTTCCAACTTCCTTATTAATTTCTCGAATGCTGCTTTGGTATTTCTTCAGCCCGCCTGCCTCTCATAAATTGCGCAAATTCCTCTTGCGAGCGTCAAAGAAAAATGTCATCAGGACGATGGTGGTGAAGAGGAGGTGGGTGAAAGTGGAGTGGAGGCGCCTCCTGTGGCCACATCTAATTTCTCTGCGTGTCCCGAGCACGCTTATTAAAGTATAAATCATTTGATGACTGCCTCTGCAAAGTGACCAACAAATACGTCACAAAGAAGAAGCCGGCAAACGACAATCAGCTCAAAAAGGAAAGAAGAAGTATATGGGCGAGGTCCTGGGACCCGAAAGGACTGCACTGCCCGGATGGTTAGCCAAAGTACATTATAGTCCTTGGTCGGCTGCAGGCGGCAACAAATGTAGCAGAAAACCGCAGCCGAGAGTAGTGCAATTAAATACAGGAAATAATGGCCACCGCAGCACTGGCAGAGGCAAGCGCAGGAGCAGCTGGATGCTGGTGTTTCGGGGGTGGATCGCTGGTCTGGCGGGGCACAGGAAACGACAGGATGCAGGAAACGCTCGCACAGCATCTTGGCCAGGCCCAGACCAAATTTAGAGGCGGAAAGAAAGAATCCAGCAACATGCAGCCAGATGGAAGCCGGTGAACGCTATTATGTAGACACATTAAACAAAGATGGCCCAGGGGAATGGAATCTCAGAAGCGACTGGGTCGTACTTGCGGATATATATCTCTTAAGTATTTTCTGGATGGATGACTGCGGTGCAATTAAACCGGTTAGGTACAATGCAGTGGGCAAATAATGTCACAAGGAAATCTAATAACGAGTAAAACTATTTATTTAGGTGTCAAATAATTTAGTATTAAAGATAAGTGAAAGATAATTATAACTTTATACTGAGATAATTTAAACTGTGGAAGAGGTATtactataaaatatatacttcCAAGAGTTCTTCAAGACCCTCGGATTTAGAAGCTCCTTTCAAGGTGCTACTTACAAGGTGCCTCTTATACGGTGCCCCACTCAATAAGTCCCCTACAGGGTGCCCTGTAGAAGTTAGCCCGCCGAACGTACAAGGTGCCCCGAGCACGGATACCAAATTCCCAGCAGGAATAGCTCTATTTGCACCCGGAAGGATTGACTTCTTAATGTAGCGCATTCCAATCCGAACCGCACACACTATCACAGAGCCAACAACTGACTGCGGTTCTCTGTGTCCTGTTCCTGAGAAGGACACGTAACCGGACATGTTTGCGGAgttcgagtgtgtgtgcgaaatACTTTATAATTCAATTTTCAATTGGCAGGTTTGAATCCTTAGATATGCCCGCACATCCACAAACTATACGGATTCTGCGAGAGCATGTACGTAGAATTGCATGGGTTGTCGGGCTCTAATTGAATTCAATGTGCACTTAAGCGACATCCGTTCATAATGAAATTTCGCAACAAAATTGTGGCAAGGACAAAAGAGTCGGTAAATATTGTTGCTATGCTAATGCAAAGTTGCTGCTTCTTCTGGTTgtagtatatatgtacatgtatatatatattttttattgcacCATAAATAATCGGAAATCGGAGATGGAGAAAGTCACAGAGAGTGCAGCCTGGCAACGgagaaattgaaattaaattgccGTTCGACCGAAGGAATCCGATGCCAGGAGCCAGTGCCAAAGCATAGCCATCCATATCGTACATACCGCCATGGGTATATGGCAAATacatttctatatatttttcgtGCATTTCAGACCGTcctgttttatttcatttgacgTTTTATTTCGCACTCTGCAAATAATCGATTGTCCGTCCGTCAGTTGGTCCGATTGACTCTCCATCGGAATGGAATGTTAGCTAAAGTATGAGCAGCTGCTTCAATATTGCGCATAGAATTTCACAATTTCGCACACTGCAGGAAAATCGAGCTGGGCAATTTCAAATAGGGTCAATTAGCAGTTTTAAATTGGCGCCCACTTGCACCTTATTTAATTGGATCACATTAAATGTCCAAGGAATTCAATTATAACTATACCTGAAATAATTCATGTGATACACCGTCGATTACTTTGGTAACAAACGTATAAAAGGGTAATTTAATTATTCTaactatttattttaaataagcTAACACTTTACCAGTTGagttattttttcataattaagtTACTAACTAGCTAGCCAACCAACTTGGGTTTAAACTCTTTGCACAGTGTGCTGAAAGCAATATGCGTTTGATTGTTTGTTGCGTAAAATTCCTTACGATTGACTTGCCCTGGCGTTTTATTGATTGATTTACAATGCCACGAGCGGCTGACAATCAGCTACCAGCTACCATTGGGCTTCCGATGGAGCAACAGCCTTAGTTCAGCTCGGCTCacgttgcgtatgcgtaatattgtTATGCCACATCCTTGCACGCTCCTCCATGGAAAGTTTGCACAAGAAATTCAAGCAATGATCAAGTGTACATTTTAATGAAGCCGCCTTCGTACAAACGCAGACATACTCGTTCtcgtatatatttatgtatgtatgtaaatttGTAT from Drosophila mauritiana strain mau12 chromosome 3L, ASM438214v1, whole genome shotgun sequence carries:
- the LOC117139087 gene encoding uncharacterized protein LOC117139087; this encodes MTQLSEIALDSHFASQLRSLQSYSKEHPVSQDDHDISQRWMQHFQNAKGLDKFARNCMLLMMFDQLRDLGHLSKPFTDLKNLIRPMDDLLNEYHGTTTMEEGRLSPVEDIQDSDTNVSNYGSGSSGFSPGMPYPISTNEFESIKRSNQDLLKEIDSLHSRTVETEKLYLSKSQILEKQIAEKSAGAKTKLPQEGIYQSCRAACQLLKNWPGESVRLNFLATCLEPFLQNDMITSLQVSELDLSLENTLNAMVKRACSRRDDNVRMLYDQILCQEKNDLKEKEDKVRRLQESTRLERQRLRALAEDLKRRENFIWRHQAVATLAIAGLSSNDQRSPSSTNLKCESCLKEMSIRKGHMDPIGRSSKGDFVDLEKLSDALSDMSIDKW
- the LOC117139090 gene encoding vitelline membrane protein Vm26Ab gives rise to the protein MKFLAVCFFAVVAVAAAKPGIVAPLAAAPLAYTAPAVVGSAAYVAPYASSYTAHSVAHSAAFPAAYTAPVAAAYTAPVAAAYTAPVAAAYAAPIAAPYTRLATPYAAAYTSPLAYSSPYVATAAAPLLLKK
- the LOC117139088 gene encoding probable deoxyhypusine synthase isoform X1, encoding MSTEPAVAKDAVLKRSEALAENTPQVSGYDFNEGLDYSKLFESYVTTGFQATNLGLAIREINRMLDCRDQPLEADQIDSHETDDFIRRRSKCTVFLGYTSNLVSSGLRETIRFLAEHRMIDCIVTTAGGVEEDFIKCLAPTFMGSFELSGRDLRERGINRIGNLLVPNDNYCKFEDWVMPLLDEMLEEQKSQGTIWSPSKIIHRLGERIGDPSSIYYWAAKNQIPVFCPALTDGSLGDMMYFHSFRQPGLVVDILSDLRRLNTMAVKAVNSGMIIVGGGVIKHHICNANLMRNGADYSVFINTASEFDGSDSGARPDEAISWGKIRKDATPVKVYAEASLVFPLLVGETFAKRHHCAGKELPRETNQV